Proteins encoded together in one Pseudoroseomonas cervicalis window:
- a CDS encoding acyl carrier protein, producing the protein MSDTAEKVKKIVVEHLGVEEAKVTETASFIDDLGADSLDTVELVMAFEEAFGVEIPDDAAEKITTVKDAIDYIEAQKAA; encoded by the coding sequence ATGAGCGATACCGCCGAGAAGGTGAAGAAGATCGTTGTCGAGCACCTCGGCGTCGAGGAGGCCAAGGTGACCGAAACCGCCTCCTTCATCGACGACCTGGGCGCCGACAGCCTCGACACGGTCGAGCTGGTGATGGCCTTCGAAGAGGCCTTCGGTGTCGAGATCCCGGACGATGCCGCCGAGAAGATCACGACCGTCAAGGACGCGATCGACTACATCGAGGCGCAGAAGGCCGCCTGA
- the fabG gene encoding 3-oxoacyl-[acyl-carrier-protein] reductase produces the protein MFRLDGKVALVTGATGGIGAAIARTLHRQGAKVALSGTRESVLAELAAELGEGALVAPANLSDPAAPQALVDKVEAELGRLDILVNNAGFTRDGLAMRMSDKDWADVLEVDLSAPFRLARAAMRGMMKRRSGRIVSIASIVGTTGNPGQANYAAAKAGLIGMSKSLAQELASRGITVNVVAPGFIRTPMTDALNEQQKSRLMERIPLGRMGEADDIAASVAYLASDEAGWVTGATLHVNGGMAMT, from the coding sequence ATGTTCCGACTGGACGGCAAGGTGGCGCTGGTGACCGGCGCCACGGGTGGCATCGGCGCCGCCATCGCCCGCACCCTGCACCGGCAGGGCGCCAAGGTCGCGCTTTCCGGCACCCGCGAATCGGTGCTGGCCGAGCTGGCGGCCGAGCTGGGCGAGGGCGCGCTGGTGGCGCCCGCCAACCTCTCCGACCCGGCCGCGCCCCAGGCGCTGGTCGACAAGGTGGAGGCCGAGCTCGGCCGGCTCGACATCCTGGTCAACAATGCCGGCTTCACCCGCGACGGGCTGGCGATGCGCATGTCCGACAAGGACTGGGCGGATGTGCTGGAGGTGGATCTCTCCGCCCCCTTCCGCCTGGCGCGCGCCGCGATGCGCGGGATGATGAAGCGCCGCTCGGGCCGCATCGTCTCGATCGCCTCGATCGTGGGCACCACCGGCAATCCGGGGCAGGCGAACTACGCCGCCGCCAAGGCCGGGCTGATCGGCATGAGCAAGTCGCTGGCGCAGGAGCTGGCGAGCCGCGGCATCACGGTGAACGTGGTGGCCCCGGGCTTCATCCGCACGCCGATGACCGATGCGCTGAACGAGCAGCAGAAGTCGCGGCTGATGGAGCGGATCCCCCTCGGCCGGATGGGCGAGGCCGATGACATTGCCGCGTCCGTTGCCTATCTGGCATCGGACGAGGCCGGTTGGGTGACGGGCGCGACCCTCCACGTCAATGGCGGGATGGCGATGACCTGA
- the fabD gene encoding ACP S-malonyltransferase produces MSIAFVFPGQGSQAVGMGRELAEAFAPAREVFEAVDETLKQNLSRLMFEGPIEELTLTANAQPALMAMSLAVMRVLEQEGGFDLKAKVAVVAGHSLGEYSALAAAQSFDVATAARLLRLRGEAMQKAVPAGQGAMAALLGAEMAQAQEICERAALAPEGGHEVVEAANDNGGGQVVISGHRGAVERAVALAKEAGIKRAMLLPVSAPFHCALMAPAADAMAEALALAELRPPLVPVVANVTAAKATEPSEIRELLVRQVTGTVRWRECIGTMRELGCERFIEIGAGKVLSGLMKRLAPEAQAMSVGSPAEIEAFLKTL; encoded by the coding sequence ATGTCGATCGCCTTCGTCTTCCCCGGCCAGGGCAGCCAGGCCGTCGGCATGGGCCGCGAGCTGGCCGAGGCCTTCGCCCCCGCGCGCGAGGTGTTCGAGGCGGTGGACGAGACGCTGAAGCAGAACCTCTCGCGCCTGATGTTCGAAGGCCCGATCGAGGAGCTGACGCTGACCGCCAACGCCCAGCCGGCGCTGATGGCCATGAGCCTGGCGGTGATGCGGGTGCTGGAGCAGGAAGGCGGCTTCGACCTGAAGGCGAAGGTCGCGGTCGTCGCCGGCCACAGCCTCGGCGAATACAGCGCGCTGGCGGCGGCGCAGAGCTTCGACGTGGCGACGGCCGCGCGCCTGCTGCGGCTGCGCGGCGAGGCGATGCAGAAGGCGGTGCCGGCCGGCCAGGGCGCCATGGCGGCGCTGCTCGGCGCCGAGATGGCCCAGGCGCAGGAGATCTGCGAGCGCGCCGCCCTGGCGCCCGAGGGCGGCCATGAGGTGGTCGAGGCCGCCAATGACAATGGCGGCGGCCAGGTGGTGATCTCCGGCCATCGCGGCGCGGTGGAGCGCGCGGTGGCGCTGGCCAAGGAAGCCGGCATCAAGCGCGCCATGCTGCTGCCGGTCTCTGCCCCCTTCCATTGCGCGCTGATGGCGCCGGCGGCGGATGCCATGGCCGAGGCGCTGGCGCTGGCCGAGCTGCGCCCGCCGCTGGTGCCGGTGGTGGCCAATGTCACCGCCGCCAAGGCGACCGAGCCCTCCGAGATCCGCGAGCTGCTGGTGCGCCAGGTGACCGGCACGGTGCGCTGGCGCGAATGCATCGGCACGATGCGCGAGCTGGGCTGCGAGCGCTTCATCGAGATCGGCGCCGGCAAGGTGCTGAGCGGGCTGATGAAGCGCCTCGCCCCCGAGGCCCAGGCGATGTCGGTGGGCTCCCCCGCCGAGATCGAGGCCTTCCTGAAGACGCTCTGA
- the rpsF gene encoding 30S ribosomal protein S6, protein MPLYETVLIARNDLTQAQVEAIADQVTSVITEAGGEVKKREYWGLRGLAYRIKKNRKGHYMLLGIDCPVAAEQEVARQLGLNEDVLRHMTLRIEAIDEAPSAILAKRGDDRERDRGFRGPRPAAGRFSSGRRERNDDREEYRARPRDEAETAGGEE, encoded by the coding sequence ATGCCGCTGTACGAGACCGTGCTGATCGCACGCAACGACCTGACGCAGGCGCAGGTCGAGGCCATCGCCGACCAGGTCACCTCCGTCATCACCGAAGCCGGCGGCGAGGTGAAGAAGCGCGAGTACTGGGGCCTGCGTGGCCTGGCCTACCGCATCAAGAAGAACCGCAAGGGGCACTACATGCTCCTCGGCATCGACTGCCCCGTGGCGGCCGAGCAGGAGGTCGCGCGTCAGCTCGGCCTCAACGAGGACGTGCTGCGCCACATGACGCTGCGCATCGAGGCGATCGACGAGGCCCCCTCGGCGATCCTGGCCAAGCGTGGCGACGATCGCGAGCGCGATCGCGGCTTCCGCGGCCCGCGCCCGGCCGCCGGCCGCTTCTCGTCGGGCCGCCGCGAGCGGAACGACGACCGTGAAGAGTATCGCGCCCGTCCGCGTGACGAGGCCGAAACCGCTGGCGGCGAGGAGTAA
- the rpsR gene encoding 30S ribosomal protein S18 yields MSDTNTDVNIAARRPAVGARRPFYRRRKSCPFSGPNAPKIDYKDVRLLSRFLSERGKIVPSRITAVSGKKQRELANAIKRARFLALLPYVIND; encoded by the coding sequence ATGTCCGACACCAACACCGACGTGAACATCGCCGCCCGCCGCCCCGCCGTGGGCGCCCGCCGGCCGTTCTACCGCCGCCGCAAGTCCTGCCCCTTCTCCGGCCCGAACGCGCCGAAGATCGACTACAAGGACGTGCGCCTGCTCTCCCGCTTCCTGAGCGAGCGCGGCAAGATCGTCCCCTCCCGGATCACCGCCGTGTCGGGGAAGAAGCAGCGCGAGCTGGCCAACGCCATCAAGCGCGCCCGCTTCCTGGCCCTGCTGCCCTACGTCATCAACGACTGA
- the rplI gene encoding 50S ribosomal protein L9, giving the protein MIEVILMQRVDKLGQMGEVVKVRPGYARNFLLPKGKAIRANKDNLARFERERVQLEALNLKRREEAERIAERMDGLSVVIIRQAGESGGLYGSVSSRDIADAAKEAGLTVARNQILLEQPIKTLGVTQVKVELHPEVLLPISVNVARSVEEAEKQARGEDLRAEQQAEEESLEAELAAELSELGAATEE; this is encoded by the coding sequence ATGATCGAAGTCATCCTGATGCAGCGGGTCGACAAGCTCGGCCAGATGGGCGAGGTCGTGAAGGTCCGCCCTGGCTACGCCCGCAATTTCCTCCTGCCCAAGGGCAAGGCGATCCGCGCCAACAAGGACAACCTGGCGCGCTTCGAGCGTGAGCGGGTGCAGCTCGAGGCGCTGAACCTGAAGCGCCGCGAGGAAGCCGAGCGCATCGCCGAGCGGATGGACGGCCTGTCCGTCGTCATCATCCGCCAGGCGGGCGAGTCGGGCGGCCTGTACGGCTCCGTCTCCAGCCGCGACATCGCCGATGCCGCCAAGGAGGCCGGCCTGACCGTGGCGCGCAACCAGATCCTGCTGGAGCAGCCGATCAAGACGCTGGGCGTGACCCAGGTGAAGGTCGAGCTGCACCCGGAGGTGCTGCTGCCGATTTCCGTCAACGTCGCCCGTTCGGTCGAAGAGGCCGAGAAGCAGGCGCGTGGCGAGGATCTGCGCGCCGAGCAGCAGGCCGAGGAGGAGAGCCTGGAGGCCGAGCTGGCCGCCGAGCTGTCCGAGCTGGGCGCCGCGACGGAGGAGTGA
- a CDS encoding cyclopropane-fatty-acyl-phospholipid synthase family protein: protein MLFDRVLSRMIRRGTLTVRYPDGQCRVYRGAEGPAAGLDIRSRRAEWRLVTNPGLAFGEGYMSGELAPLDCSLYALMDLLVLNLMDTGHPGEAVMEKLRWLRRHLDQLNPAPRSRRNVAHHYDLNGRLYALFLDRDRQYSCAYFPTGQESLEEAQEAKKRHIAAKLRLDRPDLEVLDIGCGWGGMALHLAREHGARVTGITLSTEQLEVARARAEEAGLAGRVRFELMDYRDWARPVDRIVSVGMFEHVGIDHYRRFFRTLRGALKEDGVALVHAIGRSDGPGSTNPWIAKYIFPGGYSPALSEVLPAVEKSGLWVTDIEILRLHYAQTIAHWRRRFAANRDAIQSLYDERFCRMFEFYLIGSELAFRRMGHMNWQLQLTRKVDTLPLTRDYMAEAEARGLRPLDPHQEPEVLGSPIRLERPD, encoded by the coding sequence ATGCTGTTCGACCGGGTTCTGTCCCGCATGATCCGGCGCGGGACGCTGACGGTGCGCTACCCCGATGGCCAATGCCGCGTCTATCGCGGCGCCGAGGGCCCCGCCGCGGGGCTCGACATCCGCAGCCGCCGCGCCGAATGGCGGCTGGTGACCAATCCGGGCCTGGCCTTCGGCGAGGGCTATATGAGCGGCGAGCTGGCGCCGCTCGACTGCTCGCTCTACGCGCTGATGGACCTGCTGGTGCTCAACCTGATGGACACCGGCCATCCGGGCGAGGCGGTGATGGAGAAGCTGCGCTGGCTGCGCCGGCATCTCGACCAGCTGAACCCCGCCCCGCGCTCGCGCCGCAACGTGGCGCATCACTACGACCTGAATGGCCGGCTCTACGCCCTCTTCCTCGACCGCGACCGGCAATATTCCTGCGCCTATTTCCCGACCGGGCAGGAGAGTCTGGAGGAGGCGCAGGAGGCCAAGAAGCGCCACATCGCCGCCAAGCTGCGGCTGGACCGGCCGGATCTCGAGGTGCTCGACATCGGCTGCGGCTGGGGCGGCATGGCGCTGCACCTGGCGCGCGAGCATGGCGCGCGCGTCACCGGCATCACGCTGTCCACCGAGCAGCTGGAGGTGGCGCGCGCCCGGGCCGAGGAGGCGGGGCTGGCCGGGCGCGTGCGCTTCGAGCTGATGGATTACCGCGACTGGGCGCGGCCGGTGGACCGCATCGTCTCGGTCGGCATGTTCGAGCATGTCGGGATCGACCATTACCGCCGCTTCTTCCGCACGCTGCGCGGCGCGCTGAAGGAGGATGGCGTGGCGCTGGTGCACGCCATCGGCCGCAGCGACGGGCCGGGCAGCACCAATCCCTGGATCGCCAAATACATCTTCCCCGGCGGCTATTCCCCGGCCCTGTCGGAGGTGCTGCCGGCGGTGGAGAAATCCGGCCTGTGGGTGACCGATATCGAGATCCTGCGGCTGCATTACGCGCAAACCATCGCGCATTGGCGGCGCCGCTTCGCCGCCAACCGGGATGCGATCCAGAGCCTCTATGACGAGCGCTTCTGCCGCATGTTCGAATTCTACCTGATCGGCTCCGAGCTGGCCTTCCGGCGCATGGGGCATATGAACTGGCAGCTGCAGCTGACCCGCAAGGTCGACACCCTGCCGCTCACCCGCGACTACATGGCCGAGGCCGAGGCCAGGGGGCTTCGCCCCCTGGACCCCCACCAAGAACCTGAGGTTCTTGGATCTCCCATCCGTCTGGAGCGACCCGACTGA
- a CDS encoding replicative DNA helicase yields the protein MNSLPQPGETLIGLSQRLPPANLEAEQALLGALLANNKAYERVSEFLAPEHFADAVHGRIFAAIQRRIEAGQLADAVTLRAEFEHSGLLDEVGGAAYLARLLSAMVGIINAGEYGKVIHDCWMRRQLIDLGETVVNRAFGAEAELDAREQLEAAEQSLFDLAKDGGSEGGFVTFGRALTEAVNMAEKAFTSGGGVSGLPSGLRDLDAKTGGLHPSDLVILAGRPGMGKTALATKIAFGAAKSLLREAEDQGGPGTVPKGGCAIFSLEMSADQLATRLLSEESRISGDRIRRGEIQQRDFDKFVEVSRELASLPLFIDDTPAITISALRTRCRRLKRTRGLSLIVVDYLQLMRPAAGSKPENRVQEISQITQGLKAIAKELAVPVIALSQLSRQVENREDKRPQLADLRESGSIEQDADMVMFVYRDDYYLKMREPKQTDHDNLEKFEAAHSAWRDRMEKAYNRADLIVAKQRHGPTGTIPLFFEAEFTRFGDLDIVHGDAHGGSDY from the coding sequence ATGAACAGCCTACCCCAGCCCGGCGAGACCCTGATCGGCCTGTCCCAGCGCCTGCCGCCGGCGAATCTGGAAGCCGAGCAGGCGCTGCTCGGCGCGCTCCTGGCCAACAACAAGGCCTATGAGCGGGTCTCCGAATTCCTGGCGCCGGAGCATTTCGCCGATGCCGTGCATGGTCGCATCTTTGCCGCCATCCAGCGCCGCATCGAGGCGGGGCAGCTGGCCGATGCGGTGACTTTGCGCGCCGAGTTCGAGCATTCCGGCCTGCTCGACGAGGTCGGCGGCGCCGCCTATCTGGCGCGGCTGCTCTCGGCCATGGTCGGCATCATCAATGCCGGCGAATACGGCAAGGTCATCCACGACTGCTGGATGCGTCGGCAGCTGATCGATCTCGGCGAGACGGTGGTCAACCGCGCCTTCGGCGCCGAGGCCGAGCTGGATGCGCGCGAGCAGCTGGAAGCCGCCGAGCAGTCGCTGTTCGACCTGGCCAAGGATGGCGGCTCGGAGGGCGGCTTCGTCACCTTCGGCCGGGCGCTGACCGAGGCGGTGAACATGGCCGAGAAGGCCTTCACCAGCGGCGGCGGCGTCTCCGGCCTGCCCTCCGGCCTGCGCGACCTGGATGCCAAGACCGGCGGGCTGCATCCCTCGGACCTCGTCATCCTCGCCGGCCGTCCGGGCATGGGCAAGACGGCGCTGGCCACCAAGATCGCCTTCGGCGCCGCCAAGTCGCTGCTGCGCGAGGCGGAGGACCAGGGCGGCCCCGGCACCGTGCCGAAGGGCGGCTGCGCCATCTTCTCCCTCGAAATGAGCGCCGACCAGCTGGCCACGCGTCTGCTGTCGGAGGAGAGCCGCATCTCCGGCGACCGCATCCGCCGCGGCGAGATCCAGCAGCGCGATTTCGACAAATTCGTCGAGGTCAGCCGCGAGCTGGCCAGCCTGCCGCTGTTCATCGACGACACGCCGGCCATCACCATCTCGGCGCTGCGCACCCGCTGCCGGCGCCTGAAGCGCACCCGCGGCCTCAGCCTGATCGTGGTCGACTATCTGCAGCTGATGCGCCCCGCCGCCGGCAGCAAGCCGGAGAACCGGGTGCAGGAGATCAGCCAGATCACCCAGGGGCTGAAGGCCATCGCCAAGGAGCTGGCGGTGCCGGTGATCGCGCTGTCGCAGCTCTCCCGCCAGGTGGAGAATCGCGAGGACAAGCGCCCGCAGCTGGCCGACCTTCGCGAATCCGGCTCGATCGAGCAGGACGCCGACATGGTGATGTTCGTCTATCGCGACGACTACTACCTGAAGATGCGTGAGCCGAAGCAGACCGACCACGACAATCTGGAGAAGTTCGAGGCCGCGCACAGCGCCTGGCGGGACCGGATGGAGAAGGCCTACAACCGCGCCGACCTGATCGTCGCCAAGCAGCGCCACGGCCCCACCGGCACCATCCCGCTCTTCTTCGAGGCGGAGTTCACCCGCTTCGGCGACCTCGACATCGTGCATGGGGATGCGCATGGCGGCAGCGATTACTGA
- the alr gene encoding alanine racemase — protein sequence MAAAITEASRPAEARPLAAFEAELLVDLGAITANWRDLAARHATGPVAGVVKADGYGLGAAPVAQALAEAGCRHFFVAQFAEGLALRRALGPGPMIAVLGGFPPGADEGAGLTPVLNAPEDVAEARAANRRGAILHVDTGMERLGLNAAELAAAGDLSDLGLRYVMTHLACADEPGHALTPEQARRFADVRAALPGLPASFANSAGMFLGDEFASDLARPGCALYGINPTPGRPNPMRQVLRLTVPVLQLREVPAGTSVGYGASWVAKRASRIATIAAGYADGYLRVLSSQGVATLHGQDVQLVGRVSMDLITLDVTDAPECRPGDRVELIGPRQTPDAVAALAGTIGYEILTSLGARYRRRYLPA from the coding sequence ATGGCGGCAGCGATTACTGAGGCCTCTCGCCCGGCGGAGGCCCGGCCGCTGGCCGCCTTCGAGGCGGAGCTGCTGGTCGATCTCGGCGCCATCACCGCCAATTGGCGCGACCTGGCTGCCCGCCACGCCACCGGCCCGGTGGCCGGGGTGGTGAAGGCGGATGGCTATGGCCTCGGCGCCGCGCCGGTGGCGCAGGCGCTGGCGGAGGCCGGCTGCCGGCATTTCTTCGTGGCGCAATTCGCCGAAGGCCTGGCGCTGCGCCGGGCGCTCGGCCCCGGGCCGATGATCGCGGTCCTCGGCGGCTTCCCGCCCGGCGCGGATGAGGGCGCCGGCCTGACCCCGGTGCTGAACGCGCCCGAGGATGTGGCGGAGGCGCGCGCCGCGAACCGGCGCGGCGCCATCCTGCATGTCGACACCGGCATGGAGCGGCTCGGGCTGAACGCCGCCGAGCTGGCGGCGGCGGGGGACCTGTCGGACCTCGGCCTGCGCTATGTGATGACCCATCTGGCCTGCGCCGACGAGCCGGGCCATGCGCTGACGCCCGAGCAGGCGCGGCGCTTCGCCGATGTGCGGGCCGCCCTGCCCGGCCTGCCGGCCAGCTTCGCCAATTCCGCCGGCATGTTCCTCGGCGACGAGTTCGCCTCCGACCTCGCCCGCCCCGGCTGCGCGCTCTACGGCATCAACCCGACCCCCGGCCGGCCCAACCCGATGCGGCAGGTGCTGCGGCTGACGGTGCCGGTCCTGCAGCTGCGCGAGGTGCCGGCCGGCACCAGCGTCGGCTATGGCGCCAGCTGGGTTGCAAAGCGTGCCAGCCGGATCGCCACCATTGCAGCGGGCTATGCCGATGGCTATCTGCGAGTCCTGTCCAGCCAGGGTGTCGCCACCCTGCATGGGCAGGATGTGCAACTGGTGGGGCGGGTGTCGATGGATCTGATCACCCTGGACGTGACCGACGCCCCCGAATGCCGCCCGGGCGACCGGGTGGAGCTGATCGGCCCGCGGCAGACGCCGGATGCGGTGGCGGCGCTGGCCGGCACCATCGGCTATGAGATCCTGACGTCCCTCGGCGCCCGCTACCGGCGGCGCTACCTCCCGGCATGA
- a CDS encoding ABC transporter permease, translating into MNLILNALAAIGRGVLGACRAAGAITLFALEAVSHLVRPPFYPRLFLRSFVEIGYFSLPVVSLTAVFTGMVLALQSYSGFSRFGAESAIANVVVLSITRELGPVLAGLMVAGRIGAAFAAEIGTMRVTDQIDALTTLSTNPMKYLVAPRLLAGTIAMPLLVVVADILGVMGGWLIGTAQLGFSSASYLTSTLNFVQPMDVISGLVKAAVFGFTITLMGCYHGYNSRGGAQGVGAATTSAVVASSILILALDYVLTAMFFGS; encoded by the coding sequence TTGAACCTGATCCTGAACGCCCTGGCGGCCATTGGCCGCGGCGTGCTCGGCGCCTGCCGTGCCGCCGGCGCCATCACCCTGTTCGCGCTGGAAGCCGTCTCGCATCTGGTGCGGCCGCCCTTCTATCCGCGGCTGTTCCTGCGCAGCTTCGTCGAGATCGGCTATTTCTCCCTGCCGGTGGTGTCGCTGACGGCGGTCTTCACCGGCATGGTGCTGGCGCTGCAATCCTATTCCGGCTTCTCCCGCTTCGGGGCCGAGAGCGCCATCGCCAATGTCGTGGTGCTGTCCATCACGCGCGAGCTGGGGCCGGTGCTGGCGGGGCTGATGGTAGCGGGCCGCATCGGCGCCGCCTTCGCCGCCGAGATCGGCACGATGCGCGTGACCGACCAGATCGACGCGCTGACCACCCTGTCCACCAACCCGATGAAGTATCTGGTGGCGCCGCGCCTGCTGGCCGGCACCATCGCCATGCCGCTGCTGGTGGTGGTGGCCGACATCCTGGGCGTCATGGGCGGCTGGCTGATCGGCACCGCGCAGCTCGGCTTCTCCTCGGCCTCCTACCTGACCTCCACGCTGAATTTCGTGCAGCCGATGGATGTCATCTCCGGCCTGGTGAAGGCGGCGGTGTTCGGCTTCACCATCACGCTGATGGGCTGCTACCACGGCTACAACAGCCGCGGCGGCGCGCAGGGCGTGGGCGCCGCCACCACCAGCGCGGTGGTCGCCTCCTCCATCCTGATCCTCGCACTGGACTATGTGCTGACGGCGATGTTCTTCGGCTCATGA